Proteins from a single region of Candidatus Binatia bacterium:
- the folE gene encoding GTP cyclohydrolase 1, with protein sequence MSTVELEDAVRTILRALGEDPEREGLQKTPSRVARSLAYLTRGYREDPRSVFNGALFSEDYQEMIVLRDLDFFSLCEHHILPFFGKAYVAYIPRHKIVGISKLARLVEVYARRLQVQERLTTQIANMLMDELDPLGVGVVLKAEHLCMRMRGVEKQNSVVVTSAMLGEFRTHHETRQEFMTLIQGGERR encoded by the coding sequence ATGAGCACGGTCGAACTCGAAGACGCCGTTCGGACGATTCTGCGCGCGCTCGGGGAAGACCCGGAGCGGGAAGGGCTCCAGAAAACCCCTTCGCGCGTCGCGCGCTCGCTCGCTTACCTTACGCGGGGCTACCGCGAAGATCCGCGGTCGGTCTTCAACGGCGCGCTTTTCAGCGAAGACTACCAGGAGATGATCGTCCTGCGAGACCTCGATTTCTTCTCGCTCTGCGAACACCACATTTTGCCCTTTTTCGGAAAGGCCTACGTCGCCTACATCCCACGGCACAAGATCGTCGGAATCAGCAAGCTCGCGCGGCTCGTCGAGGTCTACGCCCGGAGGTTGCAGGTGCAGGAGCGGCTCACGACCCAGATCGCCAACATGCTCATGGACGAGCTCGACCCTCTCGGGGTGGGCGTGGTGCTCAAGGCCGAACACCTGTGCATGAGGATGCGAGGGGTCGAGAAACAGAACTCGGTGGTCGTCACGAGCGCGATGCTCGGCGAGTTTCGGACCCACCACGAGACCAGGCAAGAATTCATGACCTTGATCCAAGGCGGAGAGCGCCGCTGA
- the glpA gene encoding glycerol-3-phosphate dehydrogenase, whose translation MSSAGTGRSFVKTPESREGSLSRENLLARLRGGEFDLLVVGGGINGAGIARDAALRGLRVALVEKGDFASGTSSKSSKLVHGGLRYLERFEFRLVRSACRERDRLRKLAPHLVRPLAFVFPVYRGDPIGLFRLELGMLAYDFLSAFRNIRAHRPLGVRSLLALEPGLRAEGLRGGALYYDAWTDDARLVLETTLSAIEHGAVAVNYVALEGFLKEGPKIVGARLRDRVSGQVFDVSARVVVNATGPWLDWIRRLDDPRAEPVLRLSKGVHVVLPRERVGNKNAVVIRSPRDGRIVFVLPWEGATLVGTTDTYFEGSPDSVSVDADDVEYLLEAVRAYFPGAQVGPEDVLSSFAGLRPLVKPEKELDPSAVSREEKIFESSSGLVSLGGGKLTTFRLVAQEVVDLALRRLGRGRASSVSARVPLPGGKEPPESVREELAEHNSVLELSLLEHLASRYGTRARNVLAFVNGNPRLLSPLVKGRPETLAEALFHHAEELAMTSEDILERRTRLGLLAPSGACRLRELLKSEISDLWEEK comes from the coding sequence ATGAGTTCGGCCGGCACGGGACGGTCCTTCGTAAAGACGCCGGAGAGCCGGGAAGGTAGCCTCTCCCGCGAAAACCTCCTCGCGAGGCTCCGGGGGGGAGAGTTCGACCTGCTGGTCGTCGGGGGAGGCATCAACGGGGCGGGTATTGCCCGAGACGCCGCCCTACGCGGCCTGAGGGTGGCGCTGGTCGAGAAAGGGGACTTCGCCAGCGGGACGAGCAGTAAGTCTTCGAAGCTCGTCCACGGGGGACTTCGTTATCTCGAGCGATTCGAGTTCCGTCTGGTCCGGAGCGCTTGCCGGGAACGGGACCGCCTGAGAAAGCTCGCCCCCCACCTGGTGCGGCCCCTGGCGTTCGTCTTTCCGGTCTACCGGGGAGACCCGATCGGACTTTTCCGACTCGAGCTCGGAATGCTGGCCTACGATTTCCTTTCGGCTTTCCGGAACATTCGGGCCCATCGTCCGCTGGGTGTACGCAGCCTTCTGGCTCTCGAGCCCGGGCTTCGGGCAGAGGGGCTCCGAGGAGGGGCGCTTTACTACGATGCCTGGACAGACGACGCACGGCTCGTGCTCGAGACGACGCTCTCGGCCATCGAACACGGGGCCGTCGCCGTCAACTACGTAGCTCTCGAAGGGTTCCTGAAGGAGGGCCCGAAAATCGTAGGAGCGAGACTCCGGGACCGAGTTTCGGGGCAGGTGTTCGACGTTTCGGCCAGGGTCGTGGTGAACGCGACGGGGCCCTGGCTCGACTGGATCCGCCGCCTCGACGACCCGCGCGCCGAGCCGGTTCTGCGGCTCAGCAAAGGGGTGCACGTCGTTCTGCCCCGCGAGCGGGTCGGGAACAAGAACGCCGTGGTCATTCGCTCTCCGCGGGACGGACGAATCGTTTTCGTTCTGCCGTGGGAAGGCGCCACGCTCGTCGGGACGACGGATACGTACTTCGAGGGCTCCCCCGATTCGGTCTCGGTGGACGCCGACGACGTGGAGTACCTGCTCGAGGCGGTTCGTGCATACTTTCCGGGAGCGCAGGTGGGGCCCGAGGACGTGCTTTCTTCTTTTGCGGGTCTTCGCCCTCTTGTGAAGCCCGAAAAAGAACTCGACCCTTCTGCGGTGTCCAGGGAAGAAAAGATTTTCGAAAGCTCTTCCGGGCTTGTTTCACTCGGAGGGGGGAAGCTCACGACATTCCGCCTCGTTGCCCAGGAGGTGGTGGACTTGGCTCTACGGCGGCTCGGACGGGGGAGAGCATCCTCGGTAAGTGCAAGGGTGCCCCTGCCGGGAGGGAAAGAGCCCCCGGAGAGTGTGAGAGAAGAGCTGGCAGAACATAACTCTGTTTTAGAATTGTCCCTCCTCGAGCATCTTGCGAGCCGGTACGGGACTCGGGCTCGGAATGTCTTGGCCTTTGTGAACGGTAACCCCAGGCTTCTCTCGCCGCTCGTGAAGGGAAGGCCGGAGACCCTTGCCGAAGCCCTCTTCCATCATGCCGAAGAGCTTGCGATGACGAGCGAGGATATCCTCGAGAGGCGCACCCGGCTTGGGCTTCTGGCCCCTTCGGGGGCTTGTCGGCTCCGGGAGCTTCTAAAGTCCGAGATTTCCGATCTTTGGGAAGAAAAGTAG